The Rhodamnia argentea isolate NSW1041297 chromosome 10, ASM2092103v1, whole genome shotgun sequence sequence AAGcgtatagtggggtctagcctATTTGCTCAttgctttattttgaaaaactatAGTAGCCTTCTATTCTAACTAATAAGGAGACTTACACTCTTCCTTCCGTCCTATGTAGGATTGGAAAAGGGCATTTTTTGTCTATTTTGCACGAACAAACACCAAAAGAACGCGCTCTGGCGGGAGTTCTCAGAATGGATTGGGTACGAACCAACTGATGAATAATCCCCATTTCATCAGGCTAATGAACATCAAATGGCCGACTTCTAATAGTATTTCATAGAAACCAGGTCCTTTATCAGCTTCTTCCTTCTTATCATGCTTGAAGAAAGTCAACGAAACAAGCACTTGCATCATAGTTTTGGTGGTCTACTCTGGTGTCTTTATGGAGATCAAAACCGGGTTCTGGTCACCGGAAAGAGCTCGAAAGGGACACGCGAATTCTTTTATCACCAAGAAAATCCCAAGAGCATGTGAAGGTTGTCCCAAGGCTCCTCCtcgacatggccaaaatgaaccggggcccggaaccggcccgttgaccgggcccaagGTTCCGAcccgatttttttaaataaaaaaaggggaggaGGCTCGGGGAAAAAGAGCCATTGGGCCtagaaaccggcggttccgaatcggaaccggaaccggcccttcaagggccggttccagttcACCTTTTTTAGGGACCGGAACtggcggttccacggaaccggccacATCTAGCTCCTCCCCctcaccttttttattttttggaatatattttcGACAATTAATGTATTCATACATGTCGGTGTCATTCTCAGAAGAGAATTGAATTACATCACTTTAATACATGGGTGGAGAGAATGAGATGGCGCATGTATGTTGCCCATGTAAAAGACCGGCCGGGTCTTGCACGACAATGCTTCTATTGCAAATTAACTGCTCAGCGGAGGACTTCTTCTTcctgtttttatattttcagaaagtgcaatcaaattttaaaacttgacaaattgatacaatcgaatccttccattaactccatccaatttggctaacggaaaatgctgacatagccttttttttattactttctctctcctacttgGCGCTGACATGGCTGAAACAAGAAAGATAAgttcaaaacgacgtcgtttcgatccaaaatttgaattttaaatataaatattaattaaattaaattaaaaaatcaaaaccagcGAGGACCTTTGTTGGCCCTTGCTGCTGCCGCtccccaccatcgccgcccaGACAGGGCCGAGAGCTGCCGCAGGCTGGGGTGGGGCTGGGTGGCGACCTTGAGGAGGCTGTTGCAGCACTAGCAGCTCATGGTTCTTTCTGTGTACTTCCATAGCTTCATCAATAAAGCCCACAACGTAGAGGATCCAAACAAAGTCCATGACCAAGCCTAATGCTGTACCTCATCCAAGTTTGACATGGATTTTAATATTTATGGTGCGTTtatttcaatggaaaaaaaaaacttccgcGAATctgttttttggattttcacgcgTTTGGTTTGCTGAATATGATGAGTCGACAAGAAACCATTTGCGATAATAGAAAACAAGCATACTTAAAacaaggaaaatgaattccctatattgagaaaaggaaaaatattttcctaaaaaatgattttccgaaaagtattttcttttattatgaaGTTTTGCCCAAAACAAATGCACTCTAAGGAATTCTTCAATTTCCAATTTCCCGTCACCAAAGTCATCTGAGTGATCGACTTTTGAAAGTTATGCATTTAAATGATTGCTTGAAAAGTTTCGATACCAAAGCGGATGTCGTACAATAGTCATGGTGCTGACAACTCGACCGAGCTTCCGCTTCTTTCAATGGCCACCTAAGCATGTCCATCTAATTTCAATGTACATACAATCcacgagagaaaaaaaggaaatccgTGATTCCATTTCTTCTCTCCTTGAGAACCCAGAAATTTTAATCGGCCTGCGAAAAAAGcacacaagaaaagaaattactaCCAAAGCGGTGAACATTTCATAATACGATTCGGGTTTTCGGCGACTCACCGGACCATCTCGGCCCGATGTACAAGCGGGTCTTCGAGGGGGGAGCCGCTGGTGCGGTGTTCGCTGTACAATAGTCTCTCTATTCATGTCGATTTCGGAATCTCTTTTTAACAACAGCAGCAATAACAATAATAAGAGCGAGATTTCGGTTCGAAAAGGGACCTGTAATTTCGGACGCAATGACTCCACAGGGACTGTGGATTCTTCATTCATGACAGCTCCTTGCTGCAGAATGGAATTAGGATTTGATTATTATAATCACATTTATtaaacatacatacatacatacatacatatttaTTACATTTACCTTGCCCAATGCCCAGTCTGCTGAATCAAAGAAAGCTCTTGCATGGTCCTGCAACCACTTAATTGTGTCGTTGTTAACTAAAAAATTAAGTGAATTGATCAAGAATTCTTGTGTTAATAATACTGCCTTGCCTTTGTAATCAAAGGCTTCTTCTTGGGCATGAGCCCCCCATACTTCTTCCCCGAGGAGGCATCCTATCACGGATAAAAATTAAGATAATTTCAAAACATGACCAGAAAACGTGAAAATAAGCTAGtcacgaaaaaaatatttttttcaattttttgaagtcTAGTTTATGGAATATAAGACagtccaagaaaatatttacgACCCATGGAAAAAGTTCCCTCAAAAGtagtgaaaatgtttttcttttttgaaaagaggaaaatattttctctcatatTTCTTCCCTTCACTCCTTcacattccatttttttttatacatatttatattttctttatttttatttttatatttatttattttaaaaaattagtctttttcctttttgttattctttcttcttcagctgGTCCACTACCACAGCGACGACTAGCGACCGGCCTCGAGGTCGAGCTCGACCCCTCCGGCCTCGCCAGAGAACGGTGACGCCTGAGGCTCCACTTCGCCCGGGGCCGGTCACTGGGTATTGCCATGGCCGACGACCAatcgaagaagaaggaaaactgaaaagtaaaaaataaaaatatgcaaataaacaaataattaataataattaaaaactgaaattgttttataaaatgaaaaaggtaagataagataaaaaaaattaaaattaaaattaattaaaatgaatgcacagagaaaaatcaaatcgaatttttcataccaaacggcaaaaactattttctacttcattttcgGATCTTAACCCAATACgaaaaaatatcgtcatttttcaagtcatttttcagaaaagtcACATTTTTTGCGAATCAAACGGAGCTTTAATCGAGAAATTAATCGTGAGTGAGATCATTAAGAGTGCGGCTCAAGAGATCCCAATGTAGAATTAGTAGCCGCAAGAAGCTGAATTAGCTCTAGAGTGTTCCCTTGACCTTAATAAAGCAAAAGCAAGCAGAAGGCAAAAACGGCACGAAAAGTAGCCGTCTTTTTTACTTAAAGTAATTGATTTCGtagttttttttgttaaaattaatATTATCTTATGTGAAATTAATTCCACGTATGGTATCATTGTTTGGCTCGACTGCTAGAACTTTTAAATAAGCTGTgcccaaaataaattttaaaaattataacgtCGACCGTCActagtcttcttcttttttatcattattttcttttttttcactttcttcttttttaaatgttttgagcttcttcttttttcgcgATATCGCcacaaatgatttttgaattttgatccaatgtacaatgtaatcactaaacttttaatttgactattatgatccataaactttaacttaatatgcaatataatccccgaattttaatttgaccaatatggtcttaaatttttgaaatgtgCTCAACTTAGTCATTAGACTATACAAATATATTCAATGCGgtctttccattaatttaaatttatgaACATTTTTTCATAATTCGGAGACTATGTTGaacatgttttaaaagtttggggactacattaaataaattaaaagtttagggaccgcATTGCACACTGAGTTAAAGCTTAGGAATCAAATTGCATTAGGgtccatttgtgttatttttatttttatttttccttttaattacgTGAGACCGTGGAATGGGCGTAATTTGGCACTTGCCGACATTATTATGGTGATGTGTACAGACGTACGTGGAACCAACTTTACGTTACGTGTCCGTGTCCGTGTCACAGCCGTTGGATGTGGGAACCACCTTGACTTAAACGTGGCGATTGACATCATAAGGTTTTCCTGTAAATTTAAGGTAATCATGGGGTGTAATAATGCCACAAAAGAAGAATCCGAGGAAGGCCCAAACCGAATTTGATTGGCCTTCCTAAATATCTTTGGGGCCTCTtgctatttattattttattttatttttggcgagaTAAATTTTCCCATCGAAATGAAAGGACTACATTTATCTCCTAGTCCATTTTAAGACACTTAAATTGGGAAATCTGTGAACTATACAATGACCCTGAAAGATAATTCTCTCATAGGTCGCTAAGGACACCGGCGAATTTAACGATTAGACATGTCAGCTCTTTTTTTTCAGCGAAATTTAGCTATACTAATGACCGACCATTTATGTTTTCGAGTCGTTGACGATGGACTAATGCAAGCTAATGTAAAGAGAAGGGCGTGGCTCATCGATGCACCCGCGAACCTAGTTTTTCTCGTCTTCATTTTCGAATCAGTCGCTTATCCTCCAAGCCCACCTAATCAAAGCTGCTAAATTCTATGGAGGACGCTTATCAtgccaattctctctctctctctctctctctctctctctctctatgcacAATGGACATTGCTATGGTGATGAGCAAGGTCCGAGGCTTGCCAAACGTACCTACTTCTATTGATAAGGAGAGGAGGGAAATGGGGGGCCGTACCTCATGTTCTTGGGCAGAACCATAGCTCTCTCCTCTGCTGCAATCTGCCATATCttcgctgctgctgctgctgctgcagacATTAATGGTCATGCTCAGTTGCGATCGGGAAAGACATGGCAACAAAGAATTGCAGAAAGAACAGAAATGAAAGTACAAAAACCTTACtgcccacagagagagagagagagagagagagagagagaggcagtaCCTTGAGGAGGAGAAAAGGGAGAGATGCAAGAGAAAGCAACGCAGAAGTTTCCAACAGAAACACATAAAAAGGCtgagaaaggaacaaaagagGGAGGATGGAGTGAGAAGGTGAGAAAAGAATATGGGCATATACATGTGGAAGATgagatagaaaaaggaaaatgctttcttgATAGTACTATGATGCACGATACAATCTCAACTGTAGATGTAGACATCATTatcgcgtattttgcataaagtacttattgattgaaaaattgtgTGGTCGGAAATAATGTGATCTTGACAGTACTGTCAAACTGTCAAGTTGTTAGCTTCCATACAAAAATTAGATGGAAGGAGCAGTAAACTTGGAAGCAAAAATCTAACTACCTTTATCAAATTAATCACTACTTAAATTACGTAATcaacaaaaattaatcaaacttccttccttccttccttcaaTGAGAGGGGAGGGTGGGAGTTTGGTTGTATGGTGGTTGGGTGAAGGTGAAGTGTAGGAAcccttcaaagaaaaagaaccacttgaaattcaatttgcctctttgaattttcttggGGAAGATTAGAGTTCATTCTATTTAATAATTGGGGGGGTTTAGGCTGTTAAGACATCACTATCAAGTTGGTCCATGGCAAAGCGACGCCGTACGAGCGAGATCATGTGCTCATCATCCCCGCTACCGACACCACACACCTCTCTCAAGAAACGATGGAGTACACCCAAACTGGGGCGAATGGAGAGCCATTGTTTCGTGAATTCCAATGATGATGTCTTTCTTTTCCCCGACCCTTCTTAACGTTGCACCTATGACAAAACAGAGAAAATATTGCCGCGTCAGTCATACCCACATCCATGCATCTCGTGACACGCGATACGCGGGCTTCACCGgcgagaaaatttcaaaactgAGTTCTTTCTGGTGGCCGTGGAGAGTAGGGTAGGGAACTCACGCGCAAGCTATGAAATTTTTTGACCGATGGAGTCCTGCGTGCCATGTGTCGCGAGATGAGTGGATCTGGGTATGGCTGACGTGGCCCCAAGGGGGTACGAAACAAAGTTGCACGAAGAGGGTGTtttagagagcgagagagagattgaatatGGGTGAACAAGCGACCTTAAAGGGTGCTAGTCAACGTTCTATAATTTTGACGTGCCACCATTTGATTTGATGGGCGGAGATCGCGAGTTCCTTCAAGAACACTCGACTTGTTCTACTTTGTGTGTCTAGATGGCGTTAAATCAAGCTTGAAAGTTGATGAAGCCTATACTTTAGTCAACCCGACGGATCCAATTACCGAGCCGTTTGGCCTTtgctgatctctctctctctcgcttgctCGGTTTCCCTCCACGAGCTTAGAAAAGTCTACATAAAGAATTGGTCAGCGTCCTGAACGAATTAAACTATCTTCTCAAGCCTATCCATCGAAAGGCTTCAGTCGAAGTGTCTTCACCCAATTGGCAACTAGCGAGACTAATGAGCATTCTCTCTTCTGGACCATGTTCGTTCTGTCTGTTTGTCAATTTTCTGGCTAAGCCTTATCCGCTGACTTGACGAGAGAGGTGGTAAAGCAAAACCCAACGGGTTTTTCTACAGCATTTCGAGTCGGGTCAAGCACACCCCTCTAGTGTTTTAGGTTGGGGTATCATGGAAActaaacccgacccgacccgacccgttaGGAGACGACGATCCTTGTGCTAGTGCATCTTCCTTGAAAAGTGAGGACTCCGGTCGGTCGTGTGAAAGGTGAATCAGGCAGCTGCTGTTTGGGACCGATGGCTTCAAGAGTGGGGAAGTCACTTCAGCCCAGCAACGTAGCCATCTCCAAGGCCCTATTCTGCCCTTTTTACAAAGCTGGCCTGCGACCTGAAATTAGCTCCGACAAGCATCCAAATCCAACAGACCATCAGGCAGATGAGTAGGTTTTTTAAGAAAAAGTAGGAAGATGTTTACACAAAAGGGTGTTTTCATTAAAGACTCGATACAAAGAACAGGCTTCACAGTACTACTAACAAAGATAAGAGACTAAACCAGCCACACCGCGGTGCCCTCATAATTTACTATGCTTGACAGGTCCCATTCCCTTTGCCTTGGCCCTCAGCAAATGTTTCTGTACCTTTCCCGTGGCCGTTTTCGGCAACGGCCCGAAGACAACGGACTTTGGAACCCAATAAGCCGGCATTTTCTCCCTGCTGAAGTTCATTATATCCTGTGCTAGTCGCCGCTCATCAGATTTATCCACTCCCGGCTTCGGAGTCACAAAAGCGCAAGGAGACTCTCCCCATCGCTCATCAGGCCTTGCGACCACGGATACCTCTAAAATTGCTGGATGCGTGTATAGAATGTTCTCGACCTCTACGCTACTTATGTTTTCGGCTCCGGAGATGATGATGTCCTTTGACCTGtccttgatttcaatatatCCATCCGGATGTTTCACACCAAGATCTCCAGAATGGAACCACCCCCCTGCAAAAGTCTCCTTGTTGGCTTTCGGGTTCTTTAAGTAGCCTTTCATAACGGCGTTGCCCCGCATCACTAACTCTCCTATGGTTTTACCGTCAGCAGGAACAGGCTTCATGTCTTGAGTGCTCACAACATCAAAACCTTCTAAAGCTATGTAACGAACGCCTTGGCGTGCATTGAGGCGGGCTTGCTGTTCTGGAGGCAGCGAATCCCATTCGGGCTTCCATGCACAGATTGTCGAAGGACCATAAGTTTCAGACAGCCCATATGTGTGCGCAACACGGAAGCCTTTCTGGGACATTCCAAAGAGAACAGAAGGTGGTGGGGCGGCACCAGCTGTCATTACATGAACGGTGTGAGGGAGAGGGAGTATGGTTTCTTCAGGTGCGGCATTGACTATGGTGTTCAAAACCACAGGAGCAGCACAGAAGTGAGTCACACCATATTTGGCGATAGCCGAATACACTGCCTTAGCTGTTACCTGAGGAGAAGAAAGCACGTGATAAAAGGTTAATATGTTAAGCAAGCTAGTAGTTTTGATATCAAACGAAGTCCGTTTACTCACGTATTAGCCCATTCAGTAACTTGGTTAAAGCGGCATTGACTCATACACGGTTGAAGATTTGACACTTTTTGAGCTGAATTTTTTAGCTTCAGAAAGCAACTATTCCATCCATAACTAAGATTTCAATAGCATGACAGGGAATAAGCTTGTGGATAAAGAAGTACAGACAAACAAACATATTGACGAGAGAGGACAATTACCCCCATTGGTTTTGTGCAAAATATTAGCGCGTTTCCATTAGAAGGGGTTTACAAAACTAGAGTAGTTGGAACAATTAGTCCTTGTAGTAAGCATAAATGAAGCAATTCCTTCTGTTATGCTTTAAACGATATCATTAGGCAGCAAACTGTCTTCCAAATTTGTGGAAAAACAGCATTTTCTGAACCTTAAATATTACCTGTCTAAGGCATATGCTAGTTCCACAAAGAGCTGCCATTGCCCAGGTGAAACACCAACCATTACAATGAAACATAGGCAAAGTCCACAAGTAAATGGCTCCTTCATTCATTCCCCAGACAAGAGGGCTACTTAAAGACATGAGATATGCTCCTCGATGACTTAAAACAACTCCCTTGGGACTGGCAGTTGTACCAGAAGTGTAACCGAGAGTAATACTCTGCCACTCGTCTTCCGGTGGTTGCCAAGCAAACTCTGGATCTCCggtttccaaaaaattctcataTTCAATTGCCCCTTTTCCTACAGCATGCTTAAGTGTTCTTGGGTCACAGCTTTCGTCAGCTATAACAATTAGAAGCGGAGGCTTATAATTTTTCTCACTCTTCTCCGCTAATATATTAAGAGCTTCCTCAGCCAAAAGGAAGAACTCTTGGTCCACCATTACGACTGCAGCAGACGAATGGCCGAGAAGAAAAGCAACTGCCGGTGCATTCAGACGTATATTGACACAATTTACTACAGCTCCAGACATCGGTACTCCGAAATGAGCTTCAAATATGGCAGGGACATTCGGCGCAATCACCGCGACCTGCAGAGCGACACCCAGACAGCTAAAAAAACGAGCAGCAAGCATAGAAGAAGACACAAAGAATCACGATGCACGCGTGGAATTATGATGGAAAGTATAGCAAGCAAAGCGGATTTTgaacaaattttcaaactatcaactggggaaaaacaaaagctGATTGCATCCAAACAATGTCCTGCTGCATCACAAGGAAATGACAAGTTAACATTCGGCAAAATTGGTGTCGTGAAAACACCACTACTTCAACTCCATGTATCTAAGCTTGATTCAGTTCCGACTTCCTGGTTTAACAATCGCCACtcacaaatataaaagtatcAGCTTCCGCTTCCCGGTACTCAGCTTCCATCTCAGCTCACACAGTGACTTTGCATTTATTCAAACCTTCCGAGTCTTTTAAAGATTAAGAAAAACAGATCCTATGGATACTATCGCCATTATCAAAGTCAACCAACCATCACTAAAGGAATGAGCATCAGAATCTCCATCAGCAACTCGCATCAAACCAAGAGAACTTCACACCAGTTCTCAAATCAGGGGAATCAAAGACCTCGAATCACATGGGCAACGCTAATACAGTATCTATCAGTCGATTCCTACTCGAATTAAAAAcgaaataaacaaatcaaaaaagcGTCCTTGCACCTTTACCCAAAAGAGAAAGGACGCGTATCTCGATTTCCAATCTCATATATCAACCTCCAGGAGCTCACAAGCATTCTACATACCCAGAAGTCGAACTAACCcattgtcgtcgtcgtcatcgccGCCAGAAACATGGGAATGAGAACAGAATACTAGTGCAGAGAAGGAGATGCCGTACCGTGGTACCGGCGCCGATGGAGCGCCTGGAGAGCGCGGAGGCCAATCGGCGGCACCGCTGATACGTCTGGAGCCAGGTGAAGGTGACCGACCCGTGGACCAACGATCGCCGGCTCGGGTGGACCGTCGCGGCCCGCTCGAGGAACCACAGCGGCGTCAGAGCCGTGTAGTTGGCTTCGTTCTTCGGCAGATCGTCTATGTCTCTCACCATCGTgcccctctatctctctctctctctcggtgtgTGTGAGTCAGAGACTCTGCTGGAACACGACACAGGCGATTCATTTTCCTGCCTTATTTATAGGGAGGGATAAAGCCACCAAAATCTCCGAGAGATGAAGAGGATGAACGGCCGCAACCGGAACCCGACACGAATATTTAACGTAAAAAAATACGAACTCCACATGGCCGGGACTCATAGATTttacattaataataataataaataaataaataaataaataaataaaaataaaagttcgtgacgatattaaaaatattttaaaaacaacGAAAAACATCCCTCCGAGCTACTCAGGAAGGCAAGGTTATATGTTCATAATCGCCGGTTGCTCGCAAACTATTTTAAGACAGTTTTATCCGTACACGTCAAATGCCTGAATTTAATCCACTCATCCGGCTTGTAAGAAGCTTTATTTCTTTTCGAGCAGCATAATTTTGCACGTTGTGCTCCTGAATTGAAggaggaacaaaaaggaaaattgagagTAATATTCAtcccaattttcctttttgcacgAAAGagatgaatatatatatatatatatatatatatatatatataagaaaattaAGACGAATATTCACCTCTTTTGAGCATAAAAAGGTAATATTcatctcaattttcttttttgttcctctttCAATTAAGGAGCCCGACGAGCAAAATTTtgcatatatataaaaaagattaaaattcggatgcttttttcataaaaagaaaaagaaaagagagtacAAATAAGAGTTGGACAGCCACAAGTAGAGACGTGTCGAATGAACGTACAATTTAGGCAGGGGCATGAGTTATGTGCAGGGGTAATTTACGAATTTTCCTAAGATAACCTTAAAAAATTGTAGATGCTATACAATAAGTCTTTTAATGTATGTAGACATGAATCTTTTGAATTGACGTGCAAATTGTTGATTCATTATGTCTAGAAACATATGGGTGTTGGTATGGTATCTAATGGAATAGAATCCAAATGATGTGCACATGGGAATTAAAAAGGGACAAATGTTTGTCAATCGGGCATCGACGGACGGGAGTGTTGTGGATTAAGGGCACTTAGAAGGAGTTCGAGCACTGACGACATCAAGTGCGAAAACAATTTCTTATTTACAATGTTCGCCCAAATTTCAACTCGAATTTTATTTCACTCGCTTAAAACAGTAACATGGGCTTATGTTGTTCTACAACAACAATAACGCTCCATGAGATCTTCCTCAAAGAGCATGTTATTTGTAAAGTAAGGTCCAATGCTTCGTTGCCATGCCTTATGTATCATAGGATGGACGATAGCTTATGAAATTTCGTGGGTCCTCCATCAATCAATCTAGACTCTCCCGCCATGCCACCATGTCAAATTTTTAACGAACTAATTGTCGGCCGTTCGATAAGTTCAAACTTATAGATGAACGCGTGAATTCACATTTAAATGTCTTGGAgcttatttttgtaattaactACATGTGTCTTTTGTCCCCAATTGCTTGTGTTCAATTATTTGTTACAAATCCGTGGGTTCACTCCTTGAAGACAAATAAAACCAAAAGTTAGATAATCATTATTCTAATTCAATTAGAGTAGGATTACAAATTTCTTTTCTCATCCTAAGTGAAAGTTACAAGGAGGAATCCAAAATCAAATCGTCTTACACTAAGTTTTGATTCCTTGTGCTGTGAACCAAATCATGGGTTCAAAAAAGGTGCAGGTCCCAACCTTTGGATCCGCACTTTtgtcaagggaaaaaaagatcatttgaAATAGATTAAATCTTTTTATTGCAGAGGAAAGATATTAATATGATAATTTGTAATGTCAATTTAGGTTAGTGAAATCACGACGTAATGAATTTTCGATACTTTCAAATCTGCCTTTGCCAGGATGCCAGCTAGTGGCAGAAATGACTCATGTGATAACGACCGTGAACTATTTCCAtccccaaaaagggaaaaaaaaagaaacaattgttttgattttatttGCGTTTGTCATTGCCATTTTGTCTGTCTATCTACTTATATAAAAGGAATAATGGCTTAAATGGTCTTCAAATTTTAACCAAAGGTGTAATATGatatctaaacttttaatttattcaatatagcaTTTGAACTttactcaatgtgcaatatgatccatgaactttcaatttattcaatgtgatccttgaacattcaatttgttcaatgtggtcattgaattttttgtacatgttcaatatactccctaaactatatgaaagtATTCAATGTTGTTATTCCAGTAATTCAAGTTCGGGTATAACATTGAATACTTTTATATGATctaggaactaaattgaacatgtaccaaaagttcatagaccacatcgaacaaattgaaatttcaaggaCCTCCTTTTAGATTGGGCTAAGTACAGGGGCCAtattaaacaaactaaaaatttagggaccgtATTGAAAATTGGGCTAAAATTGAAGAACCATTTGAGTCATTTTTTCCGTATAAAGTTCACTATATTCTCTAGCAATGGCGGTTGTCGTGGACCTTGGAGAGGAGACTTATTGCATCCTTTTTGGTAAGTAAGTATTTCAATTATCATATCTTACTTTTGTaagttgaagaaaaataaaagtaaatgtATGAGCTGTTATCGATCAATCAAACTATATCCATACTATTCACGAAGCCCAACTTTCAGATTCGGTGTCCACTTTTCATAGAAGCCGAAGCGATCTTATCTCATCTCAATATAGAAAAAGTGAAAGACAACACTATCTATGGTTCATTAGTAACCGAGATCCGATATATCCCGGCAACTATCAACGAAAAGTCTCTACTGcgttttgaa is a genomic window containing:
- the LOC115739301 gene encoding uncharacterized protein LOC115739301 isoform X5; amino-acid sequence: MCFCWKLLRCFLLHLSLFSSSSSEDMADCSRGESYGSAQEHEDASSGKKYGGLMPKKKPLITKDHARAFFDSADWALGKQGAVMNEESTVPVESLRPKLQRTPHQRLPPRRPACTSGRDGPAD
- the LOC115739301 gene encoding uncharacterized protein LOC115739301 isoform X4, which codes for MCFCWKLLRCFLLHLSLFSSSSSSEDMADCSRGESYGSAQEHEDASSGKKYGGLMPKKKPLITKDHARAFFDSADWALGKQGAVMNEESTVPVESLRPKLQRTPHQRLPPRRPACTSGRDGPAD
- the LOC115739301 gene encoding uncharacterized protein LOC115739301 isoform X2, which codes for MCFCWKLLRCFLLHLSLFSSSSSSSSSEDMADCSRGESYGSAQEHEDASSGKKYGGLMPKKKPLITKDHARAFFDSADWALGKQGAVMNEESTVPVESLRPKLQRTPHQRLPPRRPACTSGRDGPAD
- the LOC115739301 gene encoding uncharacterized protein LOC115739301 isoform X3, yielding MCFCWKLLRCFLLHLSLFSSSSSSSSEDMADCSRGESYGSAQEHEDASSGKKYGGLMPKKKPLITKDHARAFFDSADWALGKQGAVMNEESTVPVESLRPKLQRTPHQRLPPRRPACTSGRDGPAD
- the LOC115739301 gene encoding uncharacterized protein LOC115739301 isoform X1; amino-acid sequence: MADCSRGESYGSAQEHEDASSGKKYGGLMPKKKPLITKDHARAFFDSADWALGKQGAVMNEESTVPVESLRPKLQRTPHQRLPPRRPACTSGRDGPAD
- the LOC115739063 gene encoding acetate--CoA ligase CCL3-like codes for the protein MVRDIDDLPKNEANYTALTPLWFLERAATVHPSRRSLVHGSVTFTWLQTYQRCRRLASALSRRSIGAGTTVAVIAPNVPAIFEAHFGVPMSGAVVNCVNIRLNAPAVAFLLGHSSAAVVMVDQEFFLLAEEALNILAEKSEKNYKPPLLIVIADESCDPRTLKHAVGKGAIEYENFLETGDPEFAWQPPEDEWQSITLGYTSGTTASPKGVVLSHRGAYLMSLSSPLVWGMNEGAIYLWTLPMFHCNGWCFTWAMAALCGTSICLRQVTAKAVYSAIAKYGVTHFCAAPVVLNTIVNAAPEETILPLPHTVHVMTAGAAPPPSVLFGMSQKGFRVAHTYGLSETYGPSTICAWKPEWDSLPPEQQARLNARQGVRYIALEGFDVVSTQDMKPVPADGKTIGELVMRGNAVMKGYLKNPKANKETFAGGWFHSGDLGVKHPDGYIEIKDRSKDIIISGAENISSVEVENILYTHPAILEVSVVARPDERWGESPCAFVTPKPGVDKSDERRLAQDIMNFSREKMPAYWVPKSVVFGPLPKTATGKVQKHLLRAKAKGMGPVKHSKL